Proteins co-encoded in one Pocillopora verrucosa isolate sample1 chromosome 1, ASM3666991v2, whole genome shotgun sequence genomic window:
- the LOC136277927 gene encoding lysM and putative peptidoglycan-binding domain-containing protein 2-like — protein MAEGERQNLFSDRGQRNYKSNPLLNSFKKNEASERSSLSESIEAPKSYGATRNPLQPQCDVKLIGHVVEPTDTLQGLAIKYGVTVEQLKRANKIWANDNIHLFKILKIPVRKDSKHYIEDSEFSEDESGTDDSGINEDRGTINSEARVDKGNKSGHMCDGSLEESRETEGERQQQNTASSFLEQLDARIKSSKKESEKLRTVSGPKVIADLERAHASSLTSEDDLFRPLEAGSSRRQRGQVLASKRHVRKEKTAVQDADDQFFEL, from the exons ATGGCGGAAGGAGAAAGGCAGAATTTATTTTCCGATCGTGGACAGCGAAACTATAAATCAAATCCCCTACTCAATTCATTCAAGAAAAATGAAGCCTCAGAGAGAAGTTCTTTGTCAGAGAGCATTGAGGCACCAAAATCTTATGGGGCCACTCGGAATCCACTGCAACCGCAATGCGACGTGAAGTTGATAGGTCATGTTGTGGAACCTACCGACACATTGCAAGGACTTGCTATAAAATATGGGGTGACG GTTGAACAGTTAAAAAGAGCAAACAAAATTTGGGCAAATGACAATATACACTTGTTTAAAATCCTAAAAATTCCAGTTAGGAAGGACTCAAAACACTACATAGAAGACTCTGAATTTTCTGAAGATGAATCAGGGACAGATGATAGTGGTATAAATGAAGACAGAGGCACAATCAATTCTGAAGCAAGAGttgacaaaggaaataaaagtggTCACATGTGTGATGGATCTCTTGAGGAATCCAGAGAAACAGAAGGGGAGagacaacaacaaaacacaGCTTCCAGTTTTCTGGAGCAACTTGATGCAAGGATAAAAAGCTCTAAAAAGGAATCTGAGAAACTTAG AACTGTTTCAGGACCTAAAGTTATTGCAGATTTAGAAAGAGCACATGCCAGCAGTCTCACATCTGAAGATGATTTGTTTCGACCACTTGAAGCTGGATCTTCAAGGCGACAAAGAGGACAAGTACTTGCATCTAAAAGGCATGTAAGAAAGGAGAAAACTGCTGTCCAGGATGCCGATGATCAGTTCTTTGAGCTTTGA